Proteins encoded in a region of the Vitis riparia cultivar Riparia Gloire de Montpellier isolate 1030 chromosome 7, EGFV_Vit.rip_1.0, whole genome shotgun sequence genome:
- the LOC117918876 gene encoding dCTP pyrophosphatase 1-like, which yields MTGISEGESVSLDLLKKKMAEFAKERDWDQFHSPRNLLLALVGEVGELSEIFQWRGEVPKGLPDWKEEEKQHLGEELSDVLLYLVRLSDICGIDLGKAALRKVDLNAIKYPVSKTNLNNEGSQSH from the exons ATGACTGGGATTTCTGAGGGAGAGAGCGTGAGCCTTGACCTTCTCAAGAAGAAAATGGCGGAGTTCGCCAAGGAGAGGGATTGGGATCAGTTTCACAGCCCAAGGAACCTCCTCTTGGCTCTG GTGGGGGAAGTAGGGGAGCTGTCAGAGATATTTCAGTGGAGAGGAGAGGTGCCAAAGGGGCTGCCGGACTGGAAAGAAGAGGAGAAGCAGCACTTGGGGGAAGAGCTCTCGGATGTTCTTCTGTACCTTGTGAGGCTCTCAGATATCTGTGGCATTGATCTTGGAAAAGCTGCACTTCGCAAGGTCGATCTCAATGCCATCAAGTACCCAGTTTCCAAAACCAATCTCAATAATGAAGGCTCTCAGAGCCATTGA